A part of Marinobacter psychrophilus genomic DNA contains:
- a CDS encoding glycosyltransferase, producing MANSELAICIFSYNQGNRLGKCIDSFVNMAPNCNLYIFDDDSSDEETIKVLQKNKHVVKDIFFPVLFR from the coding sequence ATGGCCAATAGTGAGCTTGCGATATGTATATTTTCTTATAATCAAGGCAACCGTTTGGGCAAGTGCATCGACTCATTCGTTAATATGGCTCCAAATTGTAATTTATATATTTTTGATGACGATAGCTCTGATGAAGAAACTATTAAAGTTCTACAAAAAAATAAACATGTTGTGAAAGATATTTTTTTTCCAGTTCTCTTTCGATAA
- a CDS encoding polysaccharide pyruvyl transferase family protein: MSFKVAVINDTSVTMHYGCERVMKNLRKLLTSIGMDVSFLWPVGEKLTDNDLPTSLDLIIVNGEGTLHHDADRERVGWLLEVPMLAKKRNCPAVLINATIYKNSDSFYENIKCFDSIWCRDTYSQDLLRSKGVNSKYCPDLTMIYELKPCHNKMFRKKYC; the protein is encoded by the coding sequence ATGAGTTTTAAAGTGGCGGTAATAAACGATACTAGCGTAACCATGCATTATGGTTGTGAAAGAGTCATGAAAAACCTCAGAAAACTGCTCACTAGCATCGGAATGGACGTAAGTTTTTTATGGCCAGTTGGGGAAAAGCTAACGGATAATGACCTTCCCACTTCGTTAGATTTGATTATCGTTAACGGCGAAGGAACGCTACACCACGATGCTGATCGCGAAAGGGTTGGTTGGTTATTAGAAGTCCCAATGCTGGCAAAGAAGAGAAATTGCCCGGCGGTTCTCATAAACGCGACTATTTATAAAAATAGCGATAGCTTTTACGAAAACATTAAATGCTTCGATAGTATTTGGTGTCGCGACACTTATAGCCAAGACCTCCTCCGATCAAAAGGGGTAAATTCAAAATATTGTCCAGATTTAACCATGATTTACGAGCTCAAGCCCTGTCACAATAAAATGTTTAGAAAAAAATATTGTTAA